In Pseudomonas sp. MTM4, one genomic interval encodes:
- the rsgA gene encoding small ribosomal subunit biogenesis GTPase RsgA, which translates to MAKRQLNRRQSWRIEKIQEERASRAARRESRAVEELEGGDLGPEQTGLVIAHFGVQVEVEAQEGEHRGQVFRCHLRANLPALVTGDRVVWRPGNQGIGVIVAQLPRQSELCRPDTRGQLKPVAANVDLIVIVFAPLPEPHANLIDRYLIAAEHAGITPLLLLNKADLINAQNEGALNALLSVYRELGYPLMEVSAHDGAGMDALKARLDGHVSVFVGQSGVGKSSLVNSLLPGVDTRVGALSEMTGKGTHTTTTARLFHFPGGGELIDSPGIREFGLGHVSRADVEAGFVEFQDLLGHCRFRDCKHDREPGCALLKALEQGQVQPQRMASYRYIISTLSEADY; encoded by the coding sequence ATGGCCAAACGCCAACTCAACCGCCGGCAAAGCTGGCGCATCGAGAAGATCCAGGAAGAGCGCGCCTCGCGTGCGGCGCGACGGGAATCACGCGCAGTGGAAGAACTGGAAGGCGGTGATCTGGGGCCGGAGCAGACGGGCCTGGTCATCGCGCACTTCGGCGTGCAGGTCGAAGTCGAGGCGCAGGAAGGCGAGCACCGCGGCCAGGTTTTCCGCTGCCACTTGCGCGCCAATCTGCCTGCCCTGGTCACGGGCGACAGGGTGGTCTGGAGGCCGGGCAATCAGGGCATCGGCGTAATCGTCGCGCAGTTGCCCCGCCAATCCGAACTCTGCCGGCCCGACACGCGCGGCCAACTCAAGCCGGTCGCGGCCAATGTCGATCTGATCGTCATCGTCTTCGCCCCCTTGCCGGAGCCGCACGCCAACCTCATCGACCGCTATCTGATCGCCGCCGAGCATGCGGGTATCACCCCACTGCTGCTGTTGAACAAGGCGGACCTGATCAATGCGCAAAACGAAGGTGCACTCAACGCGCTGCTCTCGGTCTACCGCGAACTCGGCTACCCGCTGATGGAAGTCTCCGCCCACGACGGCGCAGGCATGGATGCACTGAAAGCGCGGCTCGACGGCCATGTCAGCGTATTCGTCGGCCAGTCAGGCGTGGGTAAATCATCGTTGGTGAACAGCCTGCTACCGGGCGTCGACACGCGCGTCGGCGCATTGTCGGAAATGACCGGCAAGGGCACCCACACTACGACCACCGCGCGGCTATTCCATTTTCCCGGCGGCGGCGAATTGATCGACTCGCCCGGCATCCGTGAATTCGGTCTGGGACACGTCAGCCGAGCCGATGTGGAAGCCGGATTCGTCGAGTTCCAGGATCTGTTGGGGCACTGCCGGTTCCGCGACTGCAAGCACGACCGCGAGCCCGGCTGCGCTCTGCTGAAGGCGCTGGAGCAAGGACAGGTCCAGCCACAACGCATGGCCAGTTATCGCTACATCATCAGCACCCTGTCGGAAGCGGATTATTAG
- a CDS encoding class I SAM-dependent methyltransferase, which yields MPAFSIARFPALLALFSQLSSLLISWLLLLALARLAGWHVSLLTAAWLQGSLAALLGHLLGLSRWWLPINLAFVPGLVLLQGHSLPPWSLLVGFLVLLLLNGNALIERVPLYLTGTAAERRLVERLARLPDGFRFIDLGSGLGGTLVRLARAYPSAHFVGVETAPLTFALCWLRCLFQRNCRVRFRSFWREPLGRYDVVYCFLSPAPMPALWRKACAEMRSDALLISNSFEVPGVEAQESLPVDDWRHSRLLIWRPGADSQPDGRPASG from the coding sequence ATGCCTGCCTTTTCAATTGCGCGATTTCCCGCCTTGTTGGCGTTGTTCAGCCAGCTGTCATCGCTGCTCATCAGCTGGCTGCTGTTGCTGGCACTGGCTCGATTGGCGGGTTGGCATGTGAGCCTGCTGACGGCCGCCTGGCTGCAGGGCTCGCTTGCCGCGCTGCTCGGGCATCTGCTCGGGCTGTCGCGCTGGTGGCTGCCGATCAACCTCGCCTTCGTGCCGGGGCTGGTGCTGTTGCAGGGCCATTCTCTGCCGCCCTGGTCGTTGCTGGTCGGCTTCCTGGTGTTGCTCTTGCTCAATGGCAATGCACTGATCGAGCGAGTGCCGCTGTACCTGACCGGCACGGCGGCCGAGCGCCGCCTGGTCGAGCGACTGGCGCGGTTGCCGGACGGCTTTCGCTTCATCGATCTGGGCAGCGGGCTTGGCGGTACGCTAGTGCGGCTGGCGCGGGCTTATCCGTCGGCGCACTTCGTCGGCGTCGAAACCGCGCCGCTGACGTTCGCGCTGTGCTGGCTGCGCTGCCTGTTCCAGCGCAACTGCCGGGTGCGGTTTCGCAGTTTCTGGCGCGAGCCCCTGGGCCGTTACGATGTGGTCTATTGCTTCCTGTCACCGGCGCCCATGCCGGCGCTGTGGCGTAAGGCGTGTGCCGAGATGCGGTCGGACGCGCTGCTGATCAGCAACAGCTTCGAGGTGCCGGGGGTCGAGGCGCAGGAGAGTCTGCCGGTCGATGATTGGCGCCACTCGCGCCTGCTGATCTGGCGACCCGGCGCCGATTCACAGCCTGACGGGCGTCCCGCCAGCGGCTAA
- the orn gene encoding oligoribonuclease, translating into MQNPQNLIWIDLEMTGLDPDNDVIIEMATIVTDSQLNVLAEGPVIAVHQSDEILAGMDEWNTRQHGGSGLTQRVRESRISTEEAEAQTLAFLEQWVPKGKSPICGNSICQDRRFLYRRMPRLEAYFHYRNLDVSTLKELAARWAPDVLASFKKGNTHLALDDIRESIAELRHYRAHFIKG; encoded by the coding sequence ATGCAGAACCCGCAGAATCTCATCTGGATCGACCTGGAAATGACCGGTCTGGATCCGGATAACGACGTCATCATCGAGATGGCTACTATCGTCACCGATAGCCAGCTAAACGTACTGGCCGAAGGGCCGGTCATCGCCGTTCACCAGAGCGACGAGATTCTTGCCGGTATGGATGAATGGAATACGCGCCAGCACGGCGGTTCCGGGCTGACGCAGCGGGTGCGTGAGAGCAGGATCTCCACCGAGGAGGCCGAGGCGCAGACGCTGGCGTTTTTGGAACAGTGGGTGCCGAAGGGCAAGTCGCCGATCTGCGGCAACAGCATCTGCCAGGACCGACGCTTCCTATACCGCCGTATGCCTCGCCTGGAAGCTTATTTCCATTACCGCAACCTGGACGTCTCCACTCTCAAGGAACTGGCCGCACGCTGGGCGCCGGATGTGCTGGCCAGTTTCAAGAAGGGCAACACGCATCTGGCGCTGGACGACATTCGCGAATCGATCGCAGAGCTGCGTCACTATCGAGCGCATTTCATTAAGGGCTGA
- a CDS encoding oxidoreductase, with protein sequence MYLTPQRILLAGATGLTGEHLLDRLLNEPTVECVLAPSRKSLAEHPRLENPVGPLQTLLPHLSGELDTAFCCLGSTIKEAGSQDAFRAIDHDLVVEFAKRARELGARHLLVISALGANPDSSIFYCRVKGEMEEALRAQDWPQLTIVRPAQLLGPRMEVRPMERLTAPLSYLLPGKYRGISACILARALWRLALEDGEGTRVVESDELRRLGR encoded by the coding sequence ATGTATTTGACGCCACAGCGTATTTTGCTTGCCGGCGCCACCGGGCTGACCGGCGAGCATCTGCTCGACCGCCTGCTCAACGAACCCACCGTGGAGTGCGTTCTGGCTCCCAGCCGCAAATCGCTGGCCGAGCACCCGCGGTTGGAAAACCCGGTCGGCCCCCTGCAAACACTCTTGCCGCACCTGTCGGGCGAGCTCGATACCGCGTTCTGCTGCCTGGGCAGTACCATCAAGGAAGCGGGAAGTCAGGACGCCTTCCGCGCCATCGATCACGACTTGGTCGTGGAATTCGCTAAACGCGCCCGCGAACTGGGCGCGAGGCACCTGCTAGTGATTAGCGCACTAGGCGCCAACCCGGACAGCTCGATCTTCTATTGCCGAGTCAAAGGTGAGATGGAAGAAGCGCTGCGCGCTCAGGACTGGCCGCAACTGACTATCGTCCGCCCGGCCCAACTTCTGGGCCCACGCATGGAAGTGCGCCCCATGGAGCGGTTGACCGCCCCACTTTCCTATCTGTTGCCCGGCAAGTATCGCGGCATCTCGGCCTGCATCCTCGCCCGCGCACTCTGGCGCCTGGCATTGGAAGACGGAGAAGGGACTCGGGTGGTCGAGTCGGACGAATTGAGGCGATTGGGGCGGTAA
- a CDS encoding C13 family peptidase, giving the protein MRHLAPLLFVSLLAACGDGEPLLPADAVLPDGGRYRGEIVDGLLQGQGRIDYPNGSYYTGTFKDGQWHGHGRWQGANGDRYDGEFKQGLFDGQGRFSYATGGVYEGRFERGSLNGAGRYSEPGLSYEGEFKNDLYEGTGKLASADGVTYEGEFAAGQLHGEGTRSDASGVFIGTFVNGSLNGEGVYRGSSGEHYLGGFENDLFHGQGRYEDANGDVWKGTFKQGELSGKGEYASIDGTRYSGEFRQWQYHGKGRLEQPDGSLYQGDFRAGRFEGTGTLTRADGTKQSGTWRAGRLIEDSSGKHLSDPLELGLLNQGRLLSEALDAVPPSTPAAELYSLTFAGDGQQSVFLREVDYVDRLLTERFAARGQISLANHRDHIADRPLATRENLSRAIQTLAERSGPEDLIFIYLTSHGSADHELAVAQPRLALEDLPAAELARLLAPLADRNKLVVISACYSGGFIEPLKSQNTLVITAARADRVSFGCSEESDFTYFGRALFAEALHETSDILQAFTLAQAKVAEREQADHYQASEPQIWAPEQVVEHWRALTEQPSTSTD; this is encoded by the coding sequence ATGCGCCACCTCGCCCCGCTCCTGTTTGTCAGCCTCCTTGCCGCGTGTGGCGACGGCGAGCCGCTGCTGCCCGCCGATGCCGTACTGCCAGATGGAGGACGCTATCGGGGCGAGATCGTCGATGGTCTTTTGCAGGGCCAAGGACGCATCGACTACCCCAACGGCAGCTACTACACAGGGACATTCAAGGACGGCCAATGGCACGGCCACGGCCGCTGGCAAGGCGCCAACGGTGACCGCTACGACGGTGAATTCAAACAGGGGCTGTTCGATGGCCAAGGGCGCTTCAGCTATGCAACAGGCGGCGTGTATGAAGGCCGTTTCGAGCGCGGCAGCCTCAACGGCGCGGGGCGCTATAGCGAGCCGGGCCTGAGCTACGAGGGAGAATTCAAAAACGACCTCTACGAGGGCACCGGCAAACTGGCGAGCGCCGACGGCGTCACGTACGAAGGCGAATTCGCCGCCGGCCAGCTCCATGGCGAAGGCACCCGCAGCGACGCGAGCGGGGTGTTCATCGGCACCTTCGTCAATGGCAGCCTGAACGGTGAAGGCGTCTATCGCGGCAGCAGCGGCGAGCACTACCTGGGCGGTTTCGAGAACGATCTGTTTCACGGGCAAGGCCGCTATGAGGACGCCAACGGCGACGTTTGGAAAGGCACCTTCAAGCAGGGCGAACTGAGCGGCAAAGGTGAGTACGCCAGCATCGACGGTACGCGCTACAGCGGTGAGTTCAGACAGTGGCAGTATCACGGCAAGGGCCGTCTGGAGCAGCCGGACGGCAGCCTCTACCAGGGCGATTTCCGTGCGGGACGTTTCGAAGGCACCGGCACCCTTACCCGTGCCGACGGCACCAAACAATCCGGCACATGGCGCGCCGGTCGCCTCATCGAGGACAGCAGCGGCAAGCACCTGAGCGACCCGCTGGAGCTGGGTCTGTTGAATCAAGGGCGTCTACTCTCCGAGGCGCTCGACGCGGTTCCGCCCTCGACGCCGGCCGCCGAGCTCTACAGCCTGACCTTCGCCGGCGATGGCCAGCAAAGCGTGTTTCTTCGCGAAGTGGATTACGTCGACCGGCTGCTGACCGAGCGTTTCGCCGCGCGAGGCCAGATCAGCCTGGCCAACCACCGCGACCATATCGCCGACCGCCCGCTGGCCACGCGCGAGAATCTTTCACGGGCCATCCAGACGCTCGCCGAGCGCAGCGGCCCCGAGGACCTGATCTTCATTTACCTCACCAGCCACGGCTCGGCTGATCACGAGCTTGCGGTAGCGCAGCCGCGGCTGGCGCTGGAAGATTTGCCTGCCGCCGAGCTGGCACGATTGCTGGCCCCGCTCGCCGATCGCAACAAGTTGGTGGTGATCTCCGCCTGCTATTCCGGCGGTTTCATCGAGCCATTGAAAAGCCAGAACACCTTGGTGATTACCGCCGCGCGCGCCGACCGGGTGTCCTTCGGCTGCTCCGAGGAAAGCGACTTCACCTATTTCGGCCGTGCCTTGTTCGCCGAAGCCCTGCATGAAACCAGCGATATTCTGCAAGCGTTCACACTGGCGCAGGCGAAGGTTGCCGAACGGGAGCAAGCCGACCACTATCAGGCTTCGGAACCACAAATCTGGGCGCCGGAGCAGGTTGTCGAACACTGGCGTGCACTGACCGAACAACCGTCCACGTCGACCGACTGA
- a CDS encoding MaoC family dehydratase → MPQVPVAELKDYIGKELGRSEWFTVDQQRVDQFADCTGDHQFIHIDPEKAAQTPFGGTIAHGFLSLSLLPMLMEDLMVRPEGIKMGVNYGLDSLRFIQPVRVGSRVRVAATLLDAHEKNPGQWLLKCRAVMEIEGVEKPAYIAETLALCIL, encoded by the coding sequence ATGCCGCAGGTACCCGTAGCAGAACTCAAGGACTACATTGGCAAGGAGCTTGGCCGCTCCGAATGGTTCACTGTCGACCAGCAGCGAGTCGACCAGTTCGCCGATTGCACTGGCGATCACCAATTCATCCATATCGATCCCGAAAAGGCCGCACAGACGCCGTTCGGTGGGACCATCGCGCATGGCTTCCTGTCTCTGTCGTTACTGCCAATGCTGATGGAGGACCTGATGGTCCGCCCCGAAGGCATCAAGATGGGCGTGAATTATGGCCTCGACAGCCTGCGCTTCATCCAGCCGGTCAGGGTCGGGTCGCGGGTTCGCGTGGCGGCGACGCTGCTGGACGCACACGAGAAGAATCCGGGGCAATGGCTGCTCAAATGCCGCGCCGTGATGGAAATCGAAGGTGTGGAAAAACCCGCCTACATCGCCGAAACCCTGGCGCTCTGCATCCTCTGA
- a CDS encoding CidA/LrgA family protein produces the protein MLLRGLTWLVLFQLLGTALNVLMLPILPGPIIGLLLLFVALLMRGQASESLQLAARSLLRYLPLLLVPPAVGVMAYTEAILEDFWAIVGVLVVSLVVSLVFTGWLMQALIRRQQRKAERA, from the coding sequence ATGCTGCTACGCGGGCTAACCTGGCTGGTGCTGTTCCAATTGCTCGGCACTGCACTCAACGTGCTGATGCTGCCGATATTGCCGGGGCCGATCATTGGTCTTCTGCTGCTGTTCGTGGCGCTGCTGATGCGCGGCCAGGCCAGCGAGTCGCTGCAATTGGCGGCCAGGAGTCTATTGCGTTATCTGCCGCTGCTGCTGGTCCCGCCAGCTGTGGGCGTGATGGCCTATACCGAGGCGATTCTCGAGGATTTCTGGGCCATCGTCGGGGTGCTGGTGGTTTCTCTGGTGGTGTCGCTGGTATTCACCGGCTGGTTGATGCAGGCACTGATTCGCCGCCAGCAGCGCAAGGCGGAGCGAGCATGA
- a CDS encoding LrgB family protein, which translates to MQWQAAWEAVIHHPLFGVAITLAAFQLAFAAYEKTRWVFLQPVLVSMLVVVGILLACGLSYYEYRDSAQMLTVLLGPATVALAVPLYLNLRRIRELFGPIMLTLLLAGTGATALGMALAWAFGADQMILMTLAPKSVTSPIAMLVAEQIGGVVALAAVFVMITGIIGAIIGPELLRRFGVQHPAARGMALGLTAHAVGTAQALQEGDECGAFAALAMSLMGVMTAVLLPLAVLLLS; encoded by the coding sequence GTGCAATGGCAGGCGGCCTGGGAGGCGGTGATTCACCATCCGCTATTTGGCGTGGCGATTACCCTGGCGGCATTCCAGTTGGCGTTCGCCGCCTACGAAAAGACCCGTTGGGTGTTTCTGCAGCCGGTGCTGGTTTCGATGCTGGTGGTCGTCGGCATTCTGCTGGCCTGTGGTCTCAGCTATTACGAATACCGTGACAGTGCGCAGATGCTCACCGTGCTGCTCGGCCCGGCCACGGTGGCGCTGGCCGTGCCGCTGTATCTCAATCTGCGGCGGATTCGCGAGTTGTTCGGGCCGATCATGCTCACCCTGCTGTTGGCCGGTACCGGCGCTACGGCGCTGGGCATGGCGCTGGCCTGGGCATTCGGTGCCGATCAGATGATCCTGATGACGCTGGCGCCCAAGTCCGTGACCTCGCCCATTGCCATGCTGGTGGCCGAGCAGATCGGCGGCGTGGTGGCGCTGGCGGCGGTGTTCGTGATGATCACCGGTATCATCGGCGCGATCATCGGTCCGGAACTGTTGCGCCGATTCGGCGTTCAGCATCCAGCGGCCCGGGGCATGGCGCTGGGCCTGACCGCTCACGCGGTGGGCACCGCGCAAGCGCTGCAGGAAGGCGACGAGTGCGGTGCTTTCGCGGCGCTGGCCATGAGTTTGATGGGTGTCATGACGGCGGTGCTGCTGCCGCTGGCCGTGTTGCTGTTGTCATAG
- a CDS encoding LON peptidase substrate-binding domain-containing protein yields the protein MKLPLFPLDTVLFPGCTLDLQIFEARYLDMVSSCLKAGHGFGVVRIIEGSEVGLAASEYALTGCEALIRDWQQRPNGLLGIRVEGGRRFDVHSAEVQRDQLTVADISWRDEIDERPLGDEHADLVTLLEALGQHPVVETLGMGGAVQGQCSLAHQLAYLLPFQPEQKIELLQLDDPRLQLQRIQRWLEQLQGDAGE from the coding sequence ATGAAGCTGCCGTTGTTTCCGCTCGATACCGTGTTGTTCCCCGGTTGCACCCTGGATTTGCAGATATTCGAGGCGCGCTATCTGGACATGGTCAGCAGTTGCCTGAAAGCGGGGCACGGCTTTGGTGTGGTCCGCATCATCGAGGGCAGCGAGGTGGGCTTGGCAGCGAGCGAATACGCACTGACCGGTTGCGAGGCGCTGATCCGCGATTGGCAGCAGCGCCCCAATGGCTTGCTCGGCATCCGCGTTGAGGGTGGTCGTCGTTTCGATGTGCATTCGGCCGAGGTGCAGCGCGACCAGCTGACGGTCGCCGACATCAGCTGGCGCGACGAAATCGATGAGCGCCCCTTGGGCGACGAGCATGCCGATCTGGTGACGTTGCTCGAAGCCTTGGGCCAGCATCCCGTGGTCGAGACGCTGGGCATGGGCGGAGCGGTGCAGGGGCAATGCTCGCTGGCGCATCAACTGGCCTATCTGTTGCCTTTTCAGCCGGAGCAGAAAATCGAACTGCTCCAGCTGGACGATCCGCGGTTGCAACTACAGCGCATTCAGCGTTGGCTCGAACAATTGCAGGGTGATGCCGGCGAATAG
- a CDS encoding bifunctional DedA family/phosphatase PAP2 family protein — MPEWLTALTSWLSEHPQWLGLSLFLVACLECLAVVGLLMPGTVLVFAIAVLAGSGVLSLGETLLLGYAGGLLGDLLSYGLGRRYHQNIRSMRGLRNHPEWLTRAELYFGRYGIASLLVGRFIGPLRPMLPLTAGMLDMPFGRFLLVSLFAAAGWSMAYLLPGWTAGAAVRLPLPDGFWGEAGIVIGALLLLIGGVVHCSLHQVRWVTPLAAALSTAILIGLFIGWPYLVEFDEGLMAVVQGERSPIFDRFMVVVTRAGDYHTQLWAAVLLSVLLLALRQTRAAVFAILTLLGTALANGALKATFGRIRPDILVEPLSTYSFPSGHSSAAFAFFLTLGVLAGRGQPPRLRLAWVLLGGLPATAIALSRVYLGVHWPTDVIAGALLASVFCAASLTIVQWRTPMAALAPKVWWLILPATVGLIGAFTIWALPGAMLLYRYQ; from the coding sequence ATGCCCGAATGGCTCACCGCGCTCACCAGCTGGCTCTCCGAGCATCCGCAATGGCTGGGGCTGAGTCTGTTTCTGGTGGCCTGCCTGGAATGTCTGGCCGTGGTCGGCCTGCTGATGCCCGGCACCGTGCTGGTGTTCGCCATCGCCGTGCTCGCCGGCAGTGGCGTTCTGAGTCTCGGCGAGACATTGCTACTGGGCTATGCCGGCGGCCTGCTGGGCGATCTGCTGTCCTACGGACTCGGACGCCGTTATCACCAGAACATCCGCAGCATGCGCGGCCTGCGCAACCATCCGGAATGGCTGACGCGAGCCGAGCTGTATTTTGGCCGTTACGGCATTGCCAGCCTTCTCGTGGGGCGTTTCATCGGCCCCCTGCGACCCATGTTGCCGCTTACCGCTGGCATGCTGGACATGCCGTTCGGGCGTTTTCTGCTGGTGAGCCTGTTCGCCGCGGCAGGCTGGTCGATGGCCTATCTGCTACCAGGCTGGACGGCCGGCGCCGCCGTACGATTGCCACTACCGGATGGTTTCTGGGGCGAGGCAGGGATCGTCATTGGCGCGCTATTGCTGCTCATCGGTGGGGTCGTGCATTGCAGCCTGCATCAGGTGCGCTGGGTCACGCCGCTGGCTGCCGCCCTGAGCACCGCCATTCTGATCGGCCTGTTCATCGGCTGGCCTTATCTGGTCGAGTTCGACGAGGGCCTAATGGCGGTCGTGCAGGGTGAACGCAGCCCGATATTCGACCGTTTCATGGTGGTGGTAACCCGTGCCGGTGATTACCACACACAACTGTGGGCGGCAGTGCTATTGAGCGTGCTGCTGCTCGCCCTGAGACAGACTCGCGCGGCGGTTTTCGCCATTCTCACGCTGCTGGGCACCGCGCTGGCGAACGGCGCGCTGAAGGCGACGTTCGGGCGGATCCGACCGGATATTCTGGTCGAGCCCCTGAGCACTTACAGCTTTCCCAGCGGCCACAGTTCGGCGGCGTTCGCGTTCTTTCTTACCCTTGGAGTGCTCGCCGGGCGCGGACAGCCGCCGCGCCTGCGCCTTGCCTGGGTGCTGCTGGGCGGACTGCCGGCAACCGCCATCGCGCTGTCACGGGTTTACCTGGGCGTGCACTGGCCTACCGATGTGATCGCCGGCGCCCTACTCGCCTCAGTCTTCTGCGCGGCGAGCCTGACCATCGTGCAATGGCGTACGCCCATGGCGGCGCTCGCACCTAAAGTCTGGTGGCTGATTCTGCCGGCGACCGTAGGACTGATCGGCGCCTTTACCATCTGGGCGCTGCCAGGCGCCATGCTGCTGTATCGCTATCAATAA
- a CDS encoding glutamate-5-semialdehyde dehydrogenase produces the protein MTESVIDYMTRLGRAAREASRVLARATTAQKNRALHAAAAALDAARSELVEANQRDLAAGRAYGLDEAMIDRLALTPARIDDMIEGLRQVATLPDPIGEIRDMRYLPSGIQVGKMRVPLGVVGIIYESRPNVTIDAASLCLKSGNATILRGGSEAIHSNQAIARCIQLGLAEAELPAAAVQVVETTDRAAVGALITMPEFVDVIVPRGGKGLIERISRDAKVPVIKHLDGICHVFIDQAADIDKAIRVADNAKTQRYAPCNTMETLLVHAAVAGRVLPPLAAIYRDKGVELRGCPRTCELLGGEVLTASEEDWSTEYNAPILSIRLVDSLGEAIEHINRYGSQHTDAIVTENFTDARRFITEVDSASVMVNASTRFADGFEYGLGAEIGISTDKLHARGPVGLEGLTSEKYVVFGDGHVRT, from the coding sequence ATGACCGAGTCCGTAATCGACTACATGACCCGCCTCGGTCGCGCCGCGCGCGAGGCGTCGCGTGTGCTCGCCCGTGCCACCACCGCACAGAAGAATCGCGCACTGCATGCCGCCGCCGCTGCGCTGGACGCTGCGCGCAGCGAGCTGGTCGAAGCCAATCAGCGAGACCTGGCGGCAGGACGCGCCTATGGTCTGGACGAGGCGATGATCGATCGCCTGGCGCTGACCCCAGCGCGTATCGACGACATGATCGAGGGCCTGCGCCAGGTCGCGACCCTGCCGGACCCCATCGGCGAAATTCGCGACATGCGCTACCTGCCGTCCGGCATTCAGGTTGGCAAGATGCGTGTGCCGCTCGGCGTGGTAGGCATCATCTACGAATCGCGGCCGAACGTGACCATCGACGCCGCCAGCCTTTGCTTGAAATCCGGTAACGCCACCATCCTGCGTGGCGGCTCGGAGGCGATTCATTCGAATCAGGCGATTGCTCGCTGCATCCAGCTGGGGCTGGCCGAAGCCGAATTGCCAGCCGCTGCGGTGCAGGTCGTCGAAACCACCGATCGTGCCGCTGTCGGTGCGCTGATCACCATGCCGGAATTTGTTGATGTGATCGTTCCGCGTGGCGGCAAGGGCCTGATCGAACGCATCAGTCGCGACGCCAAGGTCCCGGTGATCAAGCACCTGGACGGCATCTGCCATGTGTTCATCGACCAGGCCGCCGATATCGACAAGGCCATTCGCGTCGCCGACAACGCCAAAACCCAGCGCTACGCACCCTGCAACACCATGGAAACGTTGCTGGTGCACGCTGCCGTTGCCGGCCGCGTGCTGCCGCCGCTGGCCGCTATCTACCGCGACAAGGGCGTCGAATTGCGCGGTTGCCCGCGTACCTGCGAACTGCTCGGTGGTGAGGTGCTGACCGCGAGTGAGGAAGATTGGTCCACCGAATACAACGCGCCGATTCTTTCGATCCGGCTGGTCGATTCCCTGGGCGAGGCCATCGAACATATCAACCGTTACGGCTCGCAGCATACCGATGCGATCGTCACGGAAAATTTCACCGATGCCCGCCGTTTCATCACCGAAGTCGACTCGGCGTCGGTGATGGTCAACGCCTCCACGCGTTTCGCGGACGGCTTCGAATACGGCCTGGGTGCAGAAATCGGCATTTCTACCGATAAGCTGCACGCACGCGGACCGGTTGGCCTGGAAGGTCTGACCAGCGAGAAATATGTGGTCTTCGGCGACGGCCACGTGCGTACTTGA
- the nadD gene encoding nicotinate-nucleotide adenylyltransferase, which produces MSIARTPRRIGVLGGTFDPVHIGHLRGAVEVAEALGLDEVRLVPNFRPPHRETPNSSAQDRLAMVRLAARELPLLKVDSRELERDKPSYTLDTLESLREEMEADDQLFLIMGWDAFCGLPSWHRWDELLDHCHVLVMQRPDADSEAPEALRDLLAARNVNDPLALAGSSGQIAFVWQAPLGVSATRIRQFLASGRSVRFLVPDAVLAYINAHGLYRASN; this is translated from the coding sequence ATGAGCATTGCCCGCACGCCACGGCGCATCGGTGTTCTCGGTGGCACCTTCGATCCGGTGCACATCGGGCACTTGCGCGGGGCTGTGGAAGTGGCTGAAGCGCTCGGGCTCGACGAGGTTCGCCTGGTTCCGAATTTCCGCCCGCCGCACCGTGAAACGCCGAACAGCTCCGCGCAAGACCGGCTGGCGATGGTCCGGCTGGCGGCGCGGGAATTGCCCCTACTCAAAGTCGACTCTCGCGAGCTGGAGCGCGACAAGCCGTCGTATACGCTCGACACGCTGGAATCGCTACGTGAGGAGATGGAAGCTGACGATCAGCTCTTTCTTATCATGGGTTGGGACGCGTTCTGCGGCTTACCCAGCTGGCATCGCTGGGATGAGCTGCTCGATCACTGCCACGTCCTCGTCATGCAACGGCCTGACGCCGACAGCGAAGCCCCCGAAGCTCTGCGTGATCTGCTGGCGGCACGCAACGTGAACGATCCGCTGGCGCTGGCCGGCAGCAGCGGGCAAATCGCTTTCGTCTGGCAGGCGCCTCTCGGGGTTTCTGCGACGCGAATTCGTCAATTTCTGGCCAGTGGTCGATCGGTCCGTTTTCTGGTTCCCGACGCCGTACTGGCCTATATCAACGCGCACGGACTCTACCGGGCGTCGAACTGA
- the rsfS gene encoding ribosome silencing factor, with the protein MQNDSLVQLAVSALEDLKGADITTIDVRGKTSVTDFMVIASGTSSRHVKSLADNVLEKVKEQGVRPLGSEGLDGGEWALLDLGDVVVHVMQVPTRQFYDLERLWQGAEQSRAQHAGEQE; encoded by the coding sequence ATGCAAAATGATTCGTTGGTCCAGCTGGCCGTGAGCGCCCTGGAAGATCTGAAAGGCGCTGACATCACCACCATCGATGTTCGCGGCAAGACCAGTGTCACCGATTTCATGGTGATCGCCAGCGGTACCTCCAGCCGCCACGTGAAGTCGCTGGCCGATAACGTGCTCGAGAAGGTCAAGGAGCAGGGCGTTCGTCCGCTGGGCAGCGAAGGTCTGGACGGCGGTGAGTGGGCGCTGCTCGACCTGGGCGATGTCGTCGTTCATGTCATGCAGGTGCCGACTCGTCAGTTCTATGACCTCGAACGCCTCTGGCAGGGCGCCGAACAGAGCCGCGCCCAGCATGCGGGTGAGCAGGAATAA